AGGTGAATAACTCAATCTTGCTCCCCCTTTTTAACCATATTTGTTGTAACtacttatttccatttgtttTAGATTATGAATTGTGAATTCCGACATCCCAAAGCCCATTGTCAGAATTTTTCTGAATCAAACAGGAAAAATGAACTACTTGGTACCCAAACCAGAGATTGCAATGGAACAAAATCCCAACTCGAAGAACATAAGTTTGAAAGTGATGACACAAAAGTCCACAGGTAAGTTTTTGTATGCTCTTGCTAAGGAAGACTTTGTCGAGTTTCTGTTTAGTTTTCTGAATATTCCACTGGAGGAGTGGAGCACCTTTTGTTAGTAGCACTTGTGTAACGGCCATAGACAACTTGCACCGCAGTGCATCCTATCTCATAGACGATGGGCATTTCAAGAGTGTAGATACGAAAACAAGCTGATCAAACCGAATGTGGTTCATGATTGTGTTTCCAAAAACCATATTTTTCCCCTCACACAAGAAGCCACGCCTAATTACTCGTGGCTTTGCACTCACAAATTTCCCCATGGCAAAGGTAGTTATGTTGAAGGACAGCGAACTTATCAGGTGAAAGATGACTTAACTGTCGCTAGCTATTCTTTCACCTCGGTTCTTCTAGCATCCTCGAGCAGGAAATACTGATATCTGATGTTGAAGAAGTGGAGGTGCAGATAGGATTGAAAGAGGTAATGCAGTTTGATTAAGATGGCTTATTGTTTGTGTTTATGTTTTAGTACATATATAGGTTGTGATGGAGTTTGTTGGTGCAGGCTTTGCGCATATTGAAAGCCTCTCTTACATCCACTTCAGTTCTCACTAATGCTCTGCTAGAAAAAATTCACGTCAACAAACGAACAACCTAAGAGAGAGTCTGAATCTTGATGTTGGGTGCAAGTATTGAAGAGGGTTAAATATCTTGaatataaattgaagaaataaatttgtgtgatgatatttttttcaattaagttGTACTTGTACTAGTTACTTGTTAAATTGAACATGTACTTTAATGGACTCAATCGTGAAACCATATAAAtgattgaaattaatttaataatataaaaaactaaCCTGATCAGTTTTAAATCCGGTAAATCATTTATTCCAGATAACAGggttatatattaatattatatttagatGTATATTAACTTATATCCAGATTACGAAAACAGATCTTTGTCAGAACAAGGCTTATCAAGGTAGAAATAGTCCAGAAAAATCTTTCttgtaataatttatttataaacgGATTATTAGGAGTAATCTAATCCCACTGTTGGGTAACGAGTAAAATGTGGTTTAACAGAACAAGGAATCTATTATTAATAACAAGAATCCGACCGTTGGGTTAAGAATCAAAAATAGTTCTACAGAAAAAGggttctattttcttttcaagtaGACGTTCACTAGCAAAAGATCTGGGCTTTGAGTAACATTCTTGAACGTTTTGTAATAGGGGTTTGAGTCCATATTCTTGTGAATTTGGATTCTCGAATCTCGATTCAGTCCAGatagttttttaaaacaaCTAAAATCCGGaaatctagattttatttaataactattggagtatattttaaataaatattttattaaaagaaaatatattatgttaatattttgacctaatatatataacaattttatatatgttcagattttttggaattttttgtctttttcaaattttatgatattttgatttggttcggattaatatactactccctccgtctcatagtagatgtcacacttgggagatgacacgggattttaggagatgttattttgtgtgttaagtggtgagagaaaatataattttataattaatgcgagaaggaactttttccaaaagagaaaatgtgacatcttttgtgggacaaactaaaatggaaagtgtgACTGACCTCTACTATGAGACgtagggagtataaattttggatttgaaatTCAGATGATCCGAATGTTCATCCCTAAATATTCTAactcaaacatttaaaaatatactaaagTAGAAGGGAAGGAACGATGAATAgattactttaattactttcacttgaatataataaaaccaattatttgtgtataataaaattataaatgagaatatacatacatataaataCTAGATTTAATGGATACAGATTTATGTCCGGTTGGGATAAGATAGACATAGTTTGATTGAACAAAGATTCATTGAGAAAGAGATtcattgagaaaaaaaagattcagtgataaattagtaaagtatatatatataaggataATGAAACAATACAACAGGTATTCCACAATTTTTCCAAGTGACATACATCCATTCCATTCTCCCTGTTCTTCGAGTTTGCATCAGTCATGGGCGGCGACATCGCCGGAGACAAATATCAGCCTCCGGGAAAGCTTCCTCTACACAACTTCGAAGTCGAAGGTAGGCTTACATACTTGAAATTTAATGATAATAATGGTCGAGCTACTAAAAATCAGtcacaaattataattataatttaacaaaaataaaacaaaaaacgcAGATGTTGAAGAGGCCGACGACTTCTGTCCGATCGAGCAGGTGGAGCTGACGGTGGCGGCGACGGACGATCCGTCGATGGCGGTGCTGACGTTCCGGGCGTGGTTTCTCGGGATAATATCGTGCGTGCTGCTTGCCTTCATGAACCAATTCTTCGGGTACCGGCAGAACCCCATAGGGATCGACTCGGTGGTGGCGCAAATAGTGACGCTGCCGATCGGGAGGTTCATGGCGAGGGTGTTGCCAACGACGACGTTTGTGGTTCCGTTAACGGGGTGGTCGTTCACGCTGAATCCGGGGCCGTTCACTATAAAAGAGCACGTGCTGATCACCATCTTCGCCAACTGCGGCGCCGGAGGGGTTTACGCGCTCAGCATTGTCACCATTGTGAAGGCTCTCTACCACCGCCCTATCAATCCGCTTGCCGCTTGGTTGTTGGTTCTCACTACTCAGgtctactttttctcattcttttaTTATCCAATTAActttaagaaatgaattagAAATGTAAAGATAGGATGGCTAACTTTCAGTTTTGTGATGTAAATTAAAGGAccataatataatactagtactaaattgctatttatttttcttatagtactaattttaaatttgttgacatttataagactacaattattttcaatagATGCTTGGGTACGGGTGGGCTGGAATATTTAGGCGATTTCTTGTGGACTCTCCATACATGTGGTGGCCTGGAAAAATGACTTCCATCTCCCTTTTCAGGTAACTTAATAGTATTATGGATTAGCTCTGTTTGCTAAAGCGGATCTGATTTAAAATGTGCGTTCTTATCATGTTTTATGCAGAACAATGCACGAAGAAGAAGCACGAAAGAAGGGAGGGTTATCGCGGCAACAATTCTTCTTGATGGTGTTCGTGATAAGCTTCGCATACTACGTGGTCCCATCGTATTTCTTCCCACTCATATCCAACATCTCCGTGCTCTGCTACATCTGGAAGGACTCCATCTTGGTGCAGCAGCTCGGGTCCGGCCTGCAGGGCATGGGAATAGGCTCGTTCGCCTTGGACTGGGCCACCGCCAGCATGGTGACCGATCCCATCTCCACCCCCGGCTTCGCCATTGTCAACGTCCTCATCGGCTTCTTCCTAGTCATGTACGTCATGACCCCCATCAACTACTTCAACAACATCTTCGATGCCAAGAAATTCCCCTTCTTCACATCCCACACATTCGACAACATGGGCCACCGCTACAACATCAGCCGCGTCATCAACCAGGCCACCTTCTCCCTCGACATGGACGGCTACAATTCATACAGCAAGCTCCACCTCAGCACCTTCTTCGCCTTCAATTACGGCATTGGCTTTGCTAAACTCTCCGCCACCATTGTCCACGTTGCCTTATATCATGGAAAGTAAGTCATCACtgaatttctttgttttgttttttttttttatgttttggttCTGACTTAATTAAGGATTTGATGTTGTAGAACAATTTGGGAGCTTTGGATCAAGACAAAGAGCAATATGAAGCTAGATGTGCACACGagattgatgaagaagaaCTACGACTCTGTGCCGGAATGGTGGTTCCATATCATACTTATACTAGTGTTCGGCCTCTCTCTCTTTGCTTGTGAAGGCTTCGGCAAACAGCTTCAGCTTCCGTGGTGGGGGCTTATTTTCGCTTGCGTGCTCGCGTTCTTCTTCACTCTCCCGGTCGGCATAATCCAAGCCACAACCAGCATCGTACGCGCATATAacaatttgttaattataagACCTTTTAAGGGGTTAGTAGCTCATTTCTAACAAACAGTGTttcctattttcaatttatgcaGCAAATCGGGTTGAATATCATCACGGAGATGCTAATAGGCTACGTATACCCGGGGAGGCCGCTTGCAAACGTGGCGTTCAAGACGTACGGCTACATAAGCATGGCACAAGCCCTGAGCTTCCTCGCGGATTTCAAACTAGGCCACTACATGAAGATCCCGCCCAAATCCATGTTCGTGGCTCAGCTGGTGGGCACGGTGGTGGCCTCGTCCGTCTACTTGGGGACAGGGTGGTGGCTCCTCGACACGGTCCCCAACATCTGCGACGTGGCAGCGCTGCCGGAAGGGAGCCCCTGGACCTGCCCGGACGACAACGTGTTCTACAACGCGTCCATCATATGGGGAGTCATCGGCCCGATGAGGATGTTCACCAGCAAGGGAGTGTACGGGCTGCTGAACTGGTGGTTCCTCGTCGGGGCGGTGGCGCCGCTTCCGGCCTACTTCCTGAGCCGGAGGTACCCGGAGAAGAAATGGCTGCAGCTGGTGAATGTGCCGATTATCATGGGGACGGGGTCGATGCCGCCGGCGAGATCGGTGAGCTTCATAATGTGGGGAGCGGTGGGATTGTATTTCAACATATATGTGTATCGAGTGCACAAGCGGTGGTGGGCGAGATACGCGTATGTGTTTTCGGCGGCGATGAGTGCAGGGATTGCGTTTATGGGAATCTTGACTTACTTCGCGCTGCAGTCGTATGACATCTCCATTGACTGGTGGGGAATGGGAGcggatggtggtggtggtgataaCTGCCCTTTGGCGTCTTGCCCCACCGCGCCGGGAATTGTCGTTAAAGGTTGCCCCGTCCACTGATTATTGCCTttgcttttttaattattttttgttgttatttccatatttttgaGTATTTAGCTTTTATAGAGTACCcactatttttcaattatatcagtttttttgactttttatatttcaaattattttattatatattgtcATTGTATCAATGTTTTAAGAATCACAATAGTCAAAAAATTGGtcagtagtaatatttatgcTTCTTCCCCCTTCTCgtttttcttttactatttttgcaaatagaccacatattccactaactcactccatcatattataatacaaaattaatacatGAAAGCAATTTTGGCATATATACCACATATTTAGCTTACTCtctttattcacattttaatagTAGGAgttcacattctactaacttattctACCACTTTTacttacaaaatcaaataatttcttaaaaattcgtatcatttataaatgagacttctaGTAAGGACATGAAGGAGTAATTTTTCAGATTTCATTTAGCCGGAGTGAATATGTGAATGTGACTTcgagtgaagaagaagaagaagaagaagaaggtttTGAGGTCGTTTCATAGAATATTGAAAATGAGTGAAGGGTagaattatactccctcccttcggcaaaacttttcggcacggagattaagaaaaattgtgttaggtgagttaagtaaagagagaataaaatgcaaaatgagaaaagtagagagatgaagagagaaaaaagtaagagaaagtagAGAATgtgagaaaaattgtgttaacttttactaaaaaggaaaatgactctattactatggaacggacggaaatggaaaaacacccctattactatggaacggatggagtactttaTTATGACTAAATAGGTTTCTCACTCTTCCGTCAAACAACGCATCATgtttatcaaacaaatatgGAAGAAAATACTTTCTGgttcattttcttgattttattcttGGAAGCCCTTTTCTGGGTTTGGGTATCAAACACACCCTTATAATCAAATATCAGAGTGGTAATTAAGTCATGtggaagtattaaataaattaaataattcataaagggaaaaagaaatgggcaatttgataaagtaagagagatatgagaaaaggtaagagagagatggaaaaaaatagtaaaaatagtgttagtggattccATGGTCCATTTTATTAGTGGTTTGTAATtggttgaaatttttatatttagatttgGTCTAATTTTTAGAGGGGCCTAATATGGTAAAACTTGTCTATTGTTTGAAAATATATggagtaaaaaaattttatacaagAGCCTCTATAGTAATTTAAATCACCCAAAAGTACACTTTCAAAAAAAAGTCAGAAAATATGGCCGCTACtaatattgttgtttttttttccgcCCCTACCTGTGCTTCTGAGTCATTGACATAAGTCACATAACCAATGTTACGTTCCTTCAACGGATCTTATTCATAATGGGAGCCATCCTTGATTGctctcatttaatttttactccCTTTGTAGTAACATTTCGACATATTCATACAAAAAAAGTTGCATATGTATAGAACAACaattaatactatttattGTGATATATGGTAATCAGGTATGacttgaattttgaatttagtaGAATCATTGAGTTCATCGATCGACAAGGTTTCTTTTCAAATCaagtaaaaatcaaatttaatttacataaatttatcaattctCTAAATAAAAACGGATAACAAAGATAGAGAAATGAACTAGTCATAGAATTAAAACTCCCACACATAAAAAATTGACGTGTTTCAAATTTAGCTATataaataataccaaaaaataattttaacataaaaaaggCTAAAATAcctaaattttcaaaattgttacGATGACACAATTTCACAATCAGCAACTGAACTTTTTGACACGATTTGACAATTGTAATGGGAAGTATACATATTAGATTAATAACATATAGATCTATTTCCATGCATCACAAAGCCAGTTTAGCTTGGAAATATGATGACAAGCTAGAATCAAAGTACCCTGCTAATTCACTAGGAGTAACAAATTGATCAATTATCTAGTTTTGCACAACAAATTAATCcaacatttaatttcaaagacactacattattatttattacagACATGCATCTACGTTTTAGGTGCCCATAATATGAGAGAGTCATAAAGATACTCATCAATGAATGTACCCaagaaattaatcaaaatggTAAATGGTAAATGCAACGATTGCACTCCAGTGAGGATACATAGGAAAATCAGGCCTAAATCTAACTTTAGGAGgttgtataattaaaattaatggatCCTAATCTCCCCTAATATAGAAGTCAACTACGCGTAGAGTAAATGCAAGAATTTAAAGCTATATATCCATTCTGGTGAATCTCTACAACCTACACTTTCAGGAGTTGCCGGAATCTCTGCACAGTAATCATGTCCGACCGCAATCGCAATCACGCCGGAGACCAGTCCCCGCCTCACCACAATCTTCAAATCGAAGGTATCATAATTCACTAGTTAAGTGATTGTGTACAATTTAAACATAGcgaacttataaatattttttctaataaattaatttttttcaaaaattagaatttaatacTTGAGATGGTGTGGGAATTTAGATTCGAAAGAGGAggaggacgaggacgaggaatGTCCGATCGAGCAGGTGCGGCTGACGGTGCCGGAGACGGATGATCCGACGGTGGCGGCGCTGACGTTCCGGACGTGGTTTTTGGGCATTATTACGTGCGTGATGCTTTCGTTTAGCAACCAATTTTTCGGATACAGACAAAACTCCTTAGTGGTTAGCTCTGTGGCG
The genomic region above belongs to Salvia hispanica cultivar TCC Black 2014 chromosome 3, UniMelb_Shisp_WGS_1.0, whole genome shotgun sequence and contains:
- the LOC125209596 gene encoding oligopeptide transporter 1-like codes for the protein MGGDIAGDKYQPPGKLPLHNFEVEDVEEADDFCPIEQVELTVAATDDPSMAVLTFRAWFLGIISCVLLAFMNQFFGYRQNPIGIDSVVAQIVTLPIGRFMARVLPTTTFVVPLTGWSFTLNPGPFTIKEHVLITIFANCGAGGVYALSIVTIVKALYHRPINPLAAWLLVLTTQMLGYGWAGIFRRFLVDSPYMWWPGKMTSISLFRTMHEEEARKKGGLSRQQFFLMVFVISFAYYVVPSYFFPLISNISVLCYIWKDSILVQQLGSGLQGMGIGSFALDWATASMVTDPISTPGFAIVNVLIGFFLVMYVMTPINYFNNIFDAKKFPFFTSHTFDNMGHRYNISRVINQATFSLDMDGYNSYSKLHLSTFFAFNYGIGFAKLSATIVHVALYHGKTIWELWIKTKSNMKLDVHTRLMKKNYDSVPEWWFHIILILVFGLSLFACEGFGKQLQLPWWGLIFACVLAFFFTLPVGIIQATTSIQIGLNIITEMLIGYVYPGRPLANVAFKTYGYISMAQALSFLADFKLGHYMKIPPKSMFVAQLVGTVVASSVYLGTGWWLLDTVPNICDVAALPEGSPWTCPDDNVFYNASIIWGVIGPMRMFTSKGVYGLLNWWFLVGAVAPLPAYFLSRRYPEKKWLQLVNVPIIMGTGSMPPARSVSFIMWGAVGLYFNIYVYRVHKRWWARYAYVFSAAMSAGIAFMGILTYFALQSYDISIDWWGMGADGGGGDNCPLASCPTAPGIVVKGCPVH